In Isachenkonia alkalipeptolytica, the sequence TGGATATTACGGTGGACACTTACCCCTACAACGCTTTCAGCACTTTCCTGGGCTCCGCGGTGTTTGACGAGGGCTGCTTTGAACTCTGGGGCAAGGGTCCGGAAATTATTCTGCTGACGGAGGAGCCTTACCGGGGACAGTACTGCGATATGGAACTGTTTCAAAAAGTTCGCAGGGAGCGTCCGGATATGCTGGTGGCCGCCTTTGCCATGGAGGAGAAAGATATTGATCTGGCGGTGAAGGCGCCCGGGGTGATGATCGCCAGTGACGGCCTGCTTCGAGAAGGTCAGGGCCATCCCCGGGCTGCAGGGACTTTTCCCCGGGTGTTGGGAAAATATGTCCGGGAAAAAGAGTCCCTCACCCTGATGGAGGCCCTCTATAAAATGACCTTGCTTCCCGCTACACGCCTGGGGCTTCAACACCAAAAAGGGAGAATTGCAAGGGGCTATGATGGGGATCTGGTAATTTTTAACCCGGATACTATTCTGGACCGGGCAACCTTTGAAGAACCCACCCTTCCCCCAAAGGGAATCGACTATGTTCTGATCAACGGAGAAATTGCGGTAAAGGACCAACAGCTGCTTCGGGAAAACCTGGGAACCTTTTGGACCCGGCCGAAGAATAACTCCGCGGATCCCACGCTTTAAAAGCCTTACGGCAACGAGCAACGAAGCCAAATAATCAATGCTAAAGGAGCGATGACAATGACAAAACCACTAAGCAAAAGAGCCCTGGAAAAAGCAGAGTCTCTAAAAAGCGAGTTGGAAAAGCTAAGCGATGATATTCTCAATAACCCGGAACTGGGCTATGAAGAACATTTTTCCTCTAAGGCCCATAAAGAGCTATTACAAAAGCACGGATTCACGGTGGAAATGCCTTATCTGGGTATGGATACCGCCTTTAAAGCCACCTACGATACCGGCAAAGAGGGCCCGACCATTGCTTATTTATCGGAATACGACGCCCTTCCCGGCATCGGCCACGGTTGCGGACATAACCTGTTGGGTACCACGAGTACCGGTGCTGCCATCCTCCTTCGCTATCTGGAGGATTTCCGGGGAAGGATTATTGTCTTCGGAACCCCAGCGGAAGAAACCAGCGGCGGGAAAGTGGACATGGTAAAGGAGGGGGGCTTTGAGGATGTGGATGCCGCCCTGATGGCCCATCCCGCCGACAGTCATATGCAAAGCGGAAAGTCCCTGGCCTTAGAAGCCCTGGAATTTAAATTCACAGGTCGCACTTCCCACGCCGCCGCCTCCCCGGAAAAAGGAATCAATGCCTTAGACGGTGTTTTATTGATGTTTAATAACATCAATGCCCTTCGGGAGCATATCCTCCCCTCGGCAAGAATCCACGGGATCATCACTAAGGGAGGGGAAGCCGCAAATATTGTGCCGGGAGAAGCCGTGGCTCAGTTTTATATCCGGGCCACCAGTAAAACCTATTTAATGGAACTGAAGGAGAAGGTTCTCAATTGTGCTAAGGCTGGAGCGCTGGCCAGCGGTGCAAGCTTAGACTAT encodes:
- a CDS encoding M20 family metallopeptidase, translating into MTKPLSKRALEKAESLKSELEKLSDDILNNPELGYEEHFSSKAHKELLQKHGFTVEMPYLGMDTAFKATYDTGKEGPTIAYLSEYDALPGIGHGCGHNLLGTTSTGAAILLRYLEDFRGRIIVFGTPAEETSGGKVDMVKEGGFEDVDAALMAHPADSHMQSGKSLALEALEFKFTGRTSHAAASPEKGINALDGVLLMFNNINALREHILPSARIHGIITKGGEAANIVPGEAVAQFYIRATSKTYLMELKEKVLNCAKAGALASGASLDYYNYEKPYDNLVTNQLLSDLYTEQLQSLGITNIEKEKGSTGSLDMGNVSHAVPAIHPYFDIIESGDVSAHTVEFRDATKTDYALNSMIQTLTALALTGVKLSQDRDLLQSIKEEFQRTPK